One window of Bacteroidales bacterium genomic DNA carries:
- a CDS encoding MarR family transcriptional regulator codes for METTDKVLKTLKDAGKAMKAGEIADAAGIEKKDVEKAIKKLVAENKLHSPIRCFYDIKK; via the coding sequence ATGGAAACTACTGATAAAGTACTTAAAACCTTAAAAGATGCCGGTAAGGCTATGAAGGCTGGCGAAATTGCAGATGCTGCAGGAATTGAAAAAAAGGATGTTGAAAAGGCAATTAAGAAATTGGTTGCCGAAAACAAACTTCACTCTCCTATTCGGTGCTTTTACGATATTAAAAAGTAA